AGGATGAAGATAAGCTGGATCGATTAATCTCCCATGTAAGCGAATTGTCTCGGATACAGTCAAACTTATACGACTATGCGCTTGCGCATGACGATGATCGTTTGCGTAGTATGGCAGACGAATTTGACCGGCTATACTCAGTACTGCGTGACTCAGCGTTAGAGTTACGTATGGTTTCTCTGAATCCGCTGCTTTTCTCTGTTAAGGATTGGGTCGAGGACTTTGTTCAATCTATGGATAAGCAGTTATTATTCACGTTAGAGGGGGGGGATGTACAAGTTGATGCTGTTATTGCAGAACAAGTAACTGATGCGCTTGCTACATATTTTTCTACAGCTATCCTGCCTTTCTTTGATGATGAAATTCTTTCTATTTCGCTTTCAGTTGAGTATTCTGGCACAGATATTCTGTTAGTTATGGAACATTCTGAATGCGCAATTCAGGGTTCAGAAGAAAACGTGATTATTTCAGAAGCATTACTTCGGTTACAGGCAGAAATCTTAGCGCTTCATGGAGGACTGGCTGTTGAGTGCGGTGATCAGAGCCTTCGTATCATAAAAGTTTGTTTCCCTGTGACGCAGGCAATGATTGAGGGGCTGGTCGTACAGTGCGGCGAAGAGCAATACATTGTTCCTATGAATCAGGTTGCTGAGTGCATTGATTGCAGTCCACGCATGGGGGTTGAAATTAAAGAGGATAAGGTCGTACTTGGTGGTGAGACTGTTCCTTATGTTCGTCTTCGTGAGTATGTAGATATTGATGGTAAGACAGAGCACGAGCAGTGTGTTGTGATTCAGTCTCTTTCAGGCACGTTCGGTTTAATTGTCGATGGTGTCGTGGGGGAACTGCAGGCGGCCATAAAGCCCGTAGGTGCTCTCTATAAGCATGTCGAAATGATTTCAGGCGTATCGGTGAAGTCAGATGGTATTCCGTGCCTTGTGTTGAACCTTCAACATCTGCAAATGGTTGCGGATTGTTTGGTTATAACTTGAGAAAATATATAATTGAGCAATCAAACAACTTTGTAAAAAATTATTTTTTCATTTAATTTGGTGAAATTGTTTAAAAAGACAAATAGTTATCTATTTGTCTTTTTGTTTTATCTAAGAATGTTAAAGTGATGTTTACATAGTGATGTGCTAACTTATTAAAAGATAAGTATATTTTATGTACTTAATCTAAGTGTTAATCGCTTAACCAAGCACAAAGTTTAGTAAGCATGGACAGGAGCGCAGCTGTAGTGTAAAAATCCACAAAATTAAAAGCAAAAGTTCTTTTAAAGCACACCCATAATTATATTATAATAAAAATAACTATTAAGAAGGGCATGATATGACTACTCCAGATGGTGCAATTTTACAGCGCGACAAAAAAACTTATGCAATCGTTCCACGTACCCCGGCAGGTATGCTTACTCCAGATGTTCTTGAGACTATCGCATACGTTTGTCGTAAGTACGAAGTGCCAATTATCAAAATTACTTCCGGCCAGCGCATGGCCCTTGTCGGCATGAAAGAAGAGCAGGTTGAACCAATTTGGGAAGAGCTTAAATGGAAAGTGGGCCGTGCCACTGAACTTTGTGTTCATTACGTTCAGGCCTGCCCTGGTACCGCAGTATGTAAACTCGGCGTGCAAGATTCTCTTGGTTTCGGTCTTGAAATTGAAGAAGCTATGTACGGCAAGCCGTTTCCAGCAAAAGTTAAGTTCGGTATTTCCGGCTGTCCAATGTGCTGTGGCGAAAGTCGTGTTCGTGACATTGGTCTTATTGGCACGAAAAAAGGTTGGGAAGTTATTGTAGGCGGTAACTCTGGTCCTCGTCCTCGTATAGGTGACACTCTTGCAAAAGACCTTACTCAGGAAGAAGCTCAGGCTCTTGTTGAAAAATTCCTCGACTACTATCGTGAAAACTCAGGTAAACGAGTACGTATATCTAAGTTTGTAGAAAAAGAGGGCATTGATGCAATTAAAGAAGCTATTTTATAGTTTTTAGTAAAAATAAAAAGCTCAAAGATATGCAAGTGTTGCATGTCTTTGAGCTTTTTTTTATTCAGATTTTGACGCAGGTAATATTACTGTTACGTCTTCTTGTAAAATGAGTGCATCAGCAGCGAATTGTGCTAATTTAGGAATAAAGCTTTGAATGTTCTCTTTTGTGTCGATAATTTGTATAAGAAGAGGAAGGTCTTCAGAAATACGCAACACACCCATAGAGTGTATTTTTTTGTCTCTGCCATAGCTGTACAAACCTCGGAAAACAGAAACACCTGCAAGGTCTGAATTTTTTGCTTGTTCTATAATAACTTCGTAAAGACTTTGACCATTGAACTGATCTTTTTCACTAATATAAATACTTAGTCGCTGTGTGGGGCCTTGTAAGTTATGCATTGTATTCTCCTACAAAAGTCTACCAAGAGTGAGTCCGAATTTAAGAAGGATAACTCCAGTGATAATTTGTCCCGCAACATTTAAGAGAAAGTACGGCCATTGTGCAGAGTCTAGCAGGGCTGCTGATTCAAAAATGAATGTTGAGAAGGTAGTAAAGGCACCCATGAAGCCAGTAAGCACTATGACACGAAAGTCTGGAGAAAGGGAGAGTCTGTCTTGTGCGTATGCCCAGATAAGACCGAACAGGAAGCACCCGAAAATGTTGACTAGATATGTGCCTATAGGGAAGCTAATGTTTATTGCGCGTTGAAATACCCCTGAAAGTAAATAACGGCTCAAACTGCCCAGCCCGCCGGCACAAAACAGTAGGATGATTTTTGTCATGCTGTTTCCTTGGTTATTATAACAAAAAATCTGGAAGTTTCTATATGGCGTTCGAAATTGAACTGAAATTTATACATATTAACCCCTCATTGCTGCGCGAAAAACTATCAGCACTCGGTGGTTTGTGTAAAGGAAGACATCTGGAGCGCAACGTTGTTTTCGACTTGCCTGAACGGGATATGAAAGAAGCAGGCAAGCTTTTACGCTTACGGACAAAACAGTGGAAAGATCGACATGAGACGGTTCTAACATTGAAACTTCCGCCAAAAGGTGACATGCCTGTAGATGTAAAGATATACGATGAGCGTGAAACTAAAGTTGAGAGCTTTGACGGAACGTATGCTATCCTTGAAGGGCTTGGGTATGATGGAGCCTTTCGGTATGATAAGATGCGTGAAGAATGGGCACTTGATAATGTTGAGATTTGTCTTGATGAACTTTCATTTGATACGGTTGTTGAGTTGGAAGGCGAGCGGGATGATATTTTTGCGGTAGCGGACAAGCTTTGTCTACCGCGTGAAAATGCATCTACTGCCACCTATCATGAATTACACAGCTCCTACCGTGAAAGGGAAAATCTTGCTCCGCAGGATAGTTTTTATTTTACCGATGATGAATGCCAGAGGTTGCTGGAAAAATTGTAGATACGGCAGCAAAGGAGCGATTAATCCTGTGCGTAGGTTGTCACTACCTTAATCTGGCATTAACAATATTACATGTAATGGATTCATTATGGCTGAACATCATAGACCTGACTTTGATTCTGACATTCTGCTTGAAGAAGACCTGAAAGAGCCTCGCAAGTTT
This sequence is a window from Halodesulfovibrio aestuarii DSM 17919 = ATCC 29578. Protein-coding genes within it:
- the crcB gene encoding fluoride efflux transporter CrcB, which codes for MTKIILLFCAGGLGSLSRYLLSGVFQRAINISFPIGTYLVNIFGCFLFGLIWAYAQDRLSLSPDFRVIVLTGFMGAFTTFSTFIFESAALLDSAQWPYFLLNVAGQIITGVILLKFGLTLGRLL
- a CDS encoding class IV adenylate cyclase; the protein is MAFEIELKFIHINPSLLREKLSALGGLCKGRHLERNVVFDLPERDMKEAGKLLRLRTKQWKDRHETVLTLKLPPKGDMPVDVKIYDERETKVESFDGTYAILEGLGYDGAFRYDKMREEWALDNVEICLDELSFDTVVELEGERDDIFAVADKLCLPRENASTATYHELHSSYRERENLAPQDSFYFTDDECQRLLEKL
- a CDS encoding chemotaxis protein CheW, with amino-acid sequence MLDDTCVQRGSVADYQNHSGPALHSAQASFDAQLYTMSYVRLRLQSDLASETPASIFAAQEEQGTVFYLPELTFLPTLDEYTVGERYLQYHVLVISPLACSAEPSGSVFDSLGSAEFAKLGTTGDDCCKNVTDVFSQYFLSAIGRGQADFAEISEELRELLQPLFVAQDVLQSFDVLPNSSCQSEDVYRSDGTVLLPVDDASEKVPVSTGMREEALGVVSEPEEHNSAVPMSDLECSNAPRVTDTMDVVPSSILNESRSGYLASVCDQRMPFVESGSLRDSDPSLFAAGSKKSFEDSAVLSACSSVKPFSCRKRSCLTPLQSTQDEDKLDRLISHVSELSRIQSNLYDYALAHDDDRLRSMADEFDRLYSVLRDSALELRMVSLNPLLFSVKDWVEDFVQSMDKQLLFTLEGGDVQVDAVIAEQVTDALATYFSTAILPFFDDEILSISLSVEYSGTDILLVMEHSECAIQGSEENVIISEALLRLQAEILALHGGLAVECGDQSLRIIKVCFPVTQAMIEGLVVQCGEEQYIVPMNQVAECIDCSPRMGVEIKEDKVVLGGETVPYVRLREYVDIDGKTEHEQCVVIQSLSGTFGLIVDGVVGELQAAIKPVGALYKHVEMISGVSVKSDGIPCLVLNLQHLQMVADCLVIT
- a CDS encoding NAD(P)/FAD-dependent oxidoreductase, which translates into the protein MTTPDGAILQRDKKTYAIVPRTPAGMLTPDVLETIAYVCRKYEVPIIKITSGQRMALVGMKEEQVEPIWEELKWKVGRATELCVHYVQACPGTAVCKLGVQDSLGFGLEIEEAMYGKPFPAKVKFGISGCPMCCGESRVRDIGLIGTKKGWEVIVGGNSGPRPRIGDTLAKDLTQEEAQALVEKFLDYYRENSGKRVRISKFVEKEGIDAIKEAIL
- a CDS encoding DUF190 domain-containing protein, yielding MHNLQGPTQRLSIYISEKDQFNGQSLYEVIIEQAKNSDLAGVSVFRGLYSYGRDKKIHSMGVLRISEDLPLLIQIIDTKENIQSFIPKLAQFAADALILQEDVTVILPASKSE